In the genome of Natronomonas salina, the window CGGCCGCCGCGATTCGACCGCGGCCCGGAGGTCGTCGGTCTCGCCCTCGCACTTGCAGACGTCGAGGTCGCCGTCGAGCAGCGCGACCCCCGCCGAGTCGTACCCACGGTACTCGAGGTTCGAGAGGCTGGTCAGGAGTTCCTCGAGCGCGTCGTCGGTGCCGACGCGTGCGGTGATGCCGCACATCGTCAGTGCTCCCCCCAGAGCGCCCCTGTAGCTGTCCGTCCCACGCGAATCGTGCGGCGTGTGTGGCGTCGGTTCATGGTGTCACCAACCCGCCGAGTGGTCGGCGGCTGATACCGGTGTCGACGCTTCTGACGGCTTTGTTATGCCCCGGTATTCGAGCCGAAGGTCTGACAACAGTCGAGGAGAAGACAGGTATCGGCTGGCCTAGGACCGGGTCCGGTCAGTCCTCCGACTGGACGGTGTGGACGAGCGCTAACGCCGCGAATCCGACGATAGACAGCCCGAAGAGCGCGGTCGTCAACTGCGAGACGAACAGCAGTGACGCCGCGATGGCCGCGATACTGACAGCAGAGAAGGTGAGGTAGTACGTACTCCAGGGTCGGGGGTTCGGTTCCGACTGTTCGAGGTACTCGTAGAACTGGTCGATGTTCTGTCCGGGTTCGACCGTCCCGCGGTTCTTGTCGAAGTCGATGGCGCCGCTGTCGGCCATCCGGGGGAGGTGACACTGGTAGAGGCCGACGTAGACGCGCTTGCGCTCCTGGGAGCCGAGCTCGTTCGCGGGCTTGTCGTTCTCGATCGAGGCGATGTGTTCGGCGAGATCGCTGAGCGACGTCCCCGAGTCCGTCTCCGCCATGAACTTGAGGACGAGCCGCCGTCGTTCGTTCTTCAGGATACCGAAGACGACGTCGAGGGGGACCGACTGCGGCGGCGCCTCCTCGGCCGGCGGCTCTTCGTCGGCGGCGTCGGGCGACGCCTCCGGGGTCGACTGCTGCTGTGTTGGGACTGATGTCATGTTTACTTCGTTCCTACCGAACCTGTGATTCCTGCGACGCGGTACACTCGCGAGCAGCCGCGGGATTACGGTCTCCCTGAGCGACCCACCGCTGCCCCACCGTCCACGACGTGGCCCCCGACCGCCGGGTCGCCGAAAATTCAGGCGCCACCGTGGGTTTGTTCAATCGGGTCATGGCTCGTGTTGAGTGGGGAGAACGTATCCTACCTCGTATATTAAAATCCTCGTCCGTCCATCCAGGTAAGCACCACGTATCAGCCGTCCAGATACCTCCAGCGGTCTTCTCGGCCAAGCAGAACCAGCTATCCGGACAGTCGGTTTCGGCGCGCGTATAGAACGCTGCTTAGCCCCATTATTTCGCTGTTAAGCAGGCGGGGGTCCAGGGGGTCGATTCGCTAGCCTGCTGGCGGTTTTCGGGGTCGAAGCCATCCCTTACGACGGTCGCACGAACGATTCCTCGGCCGGGGACCGATCCGTCGCGCGCGGATTCGCCAGAAGAGGGTTTATATGTGGTTCTCGGACGTCGTTCCGCCCCGCCTCCCGGGAGGGCGCGGTCGACAGCCCGTCTCAACACCGCTCGCAAGTCTCACCTAGAAGGAGCCCGCCCGCCGGGGGCTGAACGACGGACGAACGGCGACCGACGTCGGGGAATCGTAAGCGATAGAATACGCTTCCTACGCGAGTGCAGCGAGGGGTGGTACTCCGGTCACCCCTCGACTACGTTGATCCAGATCTGGAGCGTCTGGTCGGCGGTCCCCGAACTCGGGTCGTTAGGGGCGCCCCCCTTGTACAGGAGGAGCTGCAGTCGGATCCGCTCTCCGACCAGCGTCGGCGCGACCTCCCGTTCGACGGTGGTGTTCTCTCCGTGCGCCAGGTCGGCCTCGAAGCGGTCGACCTGCTGTTGCATGACCACCGACCCGTCGTCGCCGATGGCCTGCGCCTGCATTACCACCTCGTAGGACGTCGGCTCGTGCTCCCGGTTCTCGAGGCCGACGTAGAGGGTCTGTCCCTCGCCGGAGACGAACGTCTGGGGGTACTCCTGTGCGGTCAGGGTACCGTTCCCGTCCTCCGAGAGGACGTAGAACTCGGTGTAGGAGTCCCCCTGCGGGGGCGCCGCGGCCGTGACCGCGAGCGTGGCGACGAGCAGGAGCAGCGCGAAGATCGCGACGCCGTTCTGGAAGTTCGACCCGCTGGAGAGACGCCCCCAGAACCGGCTCTCGTCGCCGAACGGCATCGCCCGCTCCGCCGGGTCGGCGCGGAGCCGCCTGACGGCCGCGATCGCCACGCCGAACAGCGTGACCGCGCTGATGGCCACGACGGAGGGCCCGAGCCTGATGGCCGACCCGATGCTCAGGACGACGCCGACCAGAGCGAGCACCACCGCGCTCACCACCAGCGAGAGCGCGATCCGGACGAGGTGGTCCGGTTCGTGCCACGGCTGGGCCACCTCGGAGCGGCGGACCCGACCGGTGTCGACCGGGAACACCGCCGAGACGATGGCGTACCCCGGCAGCACCAGCAGGAACGGGACGCCTAGCAGCCAGACGACCGGCTCGGGCGCGTCCACGCCGAACAGCACCAGGTTCGTCATCGCGACGAGCGCGACGACCAGCCCGAGGTCCCGCGCCCAGCCGGCGTTGCTGGCGCGGCGACCGCGCGAGGACCGTCCCCTCATGCGTCACCACCTCCGGTCACCGGCGAGGCGGTGCATATCTTGACGTCGCTGTTCCCGTAGACGTGGTTCCGGGTCTCCGGGCAGATCTGCGACGGTCCGGAGAACGAGTTCGTCCGCCTGTTGGTCGGCGGGTCGCCCTCCTCCTGGACTACCGCGGGTGCCGTCCGCTGGTAGTCGCGGTAGACGGTCGGGGCGTCGTTGATCGGCCCCTGCTCGTTCAGCACGGCCGGCTCGGAGTTGAACCCGCCGTAGCGATCGTATATCGTCTGGTAGGGGTGGTCGGTCCGTATCTCCTCGGTCGTCCCGGGCGGGTGGATGACCGCCGCCGTCTCGACGGCCGCGATCTCGGCTTCGCTGTAGGAGAGCCGCGGGTACTCGTCGTCGAAGGCCGGACTGTCGAGCGTGGCCTTCTCGGTGATGACCATCGTCGTCGG includes:
- a CDS encoding DUF7344 domain-containing protein, yielding MTSVPTQQQSTPEASPDAADEEPPAEEAPPQSVPLDVVFGILKNERRRLVLKFMAETDSGTSLSDLAEHIASIENDKPANELGSQERKRVYVGLYQCHLPRMADSGAIDFDKNRGTVEPGQNIDQFYEYLEQSEPNPRPWSTYYLTFSAVSIAAIAASLLFVSQLTTALFGLSIVGFAALALVHTVQSED
- a CDS encoding DUF1616 domain-containing protein, which translates into the protein MRGRSSRGRRASNAGWARDLGLVVALVAMTNLVLFGVDAPEPVVWLLGVPFLLVLPGYAIVSAVFPVDTGRVRRSEVAQPWHEPDHLVRIALSLVVSAVVLALVGVVLSIGSAIRLGPSVVAISAVTLFGVAIAAVRRLRADPAERAMPFGDESRFWGRLSSGSNFQNGVAIFALLLLVATLAVTAAAPPQGDSYTEFYVLSEDGNGTLTAQEYPQTFVSGEGQTLYVGLENREHEPTSYEVVMQAQAIGDDGSVVMQQQVDRFEADLAHGENTTVEREVAPTLVGERIRLQLLLYKGGAPNDPSSGTADQTLQIWINVVEG